A single genomic interval of Malania oleifera isolate guangnan ecotype guangnan chromosome 11, ASM2987363v1, whole genome shotgun sequence harbors:
- the LOC131168018 gene encoding rhodanese-like domain-containing protein 10: protein MAIQLKLYTSANAGTSLKQKQPVKACRRTVNYFQVKAVSGKARELIDSGAIRPIPPREAPAAMNSEGFVLLDIRPAWEWEKARVTGSVHVPLFIKEEDKAPVTLLKKWVHFGYIGLWTGQSLTTINPNFVQQVDRSVPRKDTKLLLACGEGLRSMVGAAKLHEAGYKDLGWLAGGFNRAKEGDFASVEGSEELQFATIGGVSYFFLKLLILLRAVGKNSN, encoded by the exons atggcAATTCAACTGAAGCTCTACACAAGCGCCAACGCCGGCACGTCTCTGAAGCAGAAGCAACCAGTTAAGGCATGTCGGAGGACAGTCAATTATTTCCAAGTGAAAGCAGTTTCCGGCAAAGCCCGGGAACTGATAGATTCCGGAGCCATCCGGCCAATACCGCCGAGAGAGGCGCCGGCGGCCATGAACTCCGAAGGGTTCGTACTCCTGGACATCAGGCCGGCGTGGGAGTGGGAGAAGGCACGTGTCACGGGGTCGGTTCACGTGCCGCTATTCATCAAGGAGGAGGACAAAGCGCCCGTAACGCTGCTGAAGAAGTGGGTTCACTTTGGGTATATAGGCCTGTGGACCGGCCAAAGTCTCaccaccataaaccctaattttgTGCAGCAAGTGGATCGCTCTGTTCCTCGCAAGGACACCAAGCTCCTCCTAGCTTGTGGTGAAGGCCTTCG ATCAATGGTGGGGGCTGCAAAGCTGCATGAAGCAGGGTACAAGGATTTGGGGTGGTTGGCAGGAGGATTCAACCGTGCCAAAGAAGGGGATTTTGCAAGTGTTGAAGGGAGTGAAGAGTTGCAGTTTGCCACCATTGGAGGTGTCTCCTACTTCTTCCTTAAACTGCTTATACTGTTACGGGCTGTTGGAAAAAACAGTAATTGA
- the LOC131168192 gene encoding E3 ubiquitin-protein ligase APD2, whose amino-acid sequence MFTFSPRVRVLVGPFNPYHSSVTLSRMRAAEQRSSAAAVPASSSLGSQNGAASSGTAAPASSQVQAEETGQGESRDRDNDRSVEPQQQQINLASLPNFWMTEERLITDETWSCIFVVVTFWFFVSVTMMMGVYGTTSLRLGPSCSLLIQPNPLFTQFVKVEELNGPKPGPLLYRFYKPPPLNVVTKWSDTHSASIPAELHKKWTYFLNEGSQINVSYSVKSPSSNSVILAIAQGDDDLIHWLEDPSYPNTTFSWNIIHGTGMIQVDILKSSDYFVALSNWNLEEVEVQLNISTRAFMYNISDAYYKCNFTHYACILKLFFSSGNAIVLTSPDPEQGTSSDEWYVRLSYEPRWITYILGISGMTLLMLMAFHILKKFRITRQDEASVNSGEIVSERTTPLLSSHKDEDILSRGSSYDSLSQDEDDLEDGLTVGSLDGKSPKDSENNNTSRRLCAICFDAPRDCFFLPCGHCVACFTCGTRIAEAAGSCPICRRNMKKVKKIFTV is encoded by the exons ATGTTCACCTTCTCTCCTAGGGTTAGGGTTCTCGTCGGCCCCTTCAATCCTTACCACTCCTCTGTCACTCTTTCCAGAATGAGAGCAGCGGAGCAGAGGTCGTCTGCTGCGGCGGTTCCGGCGTCCTCTTCTTTGGGTTCCCAGAATGGGGCTGCCTCTTCGGGCACTGCTGCACCGGCTTCTTCGCAGGTCCAGGCGGAGGAGACGGGGCAGGGGGAGAGTCGTGATCGTGACAATGATCGATCGGTGGAGCCACAGCAGCAACAAATCAACCTGGCCTCTTTACCAAACTTCTGGATGACCGAGGAGAGGTTGATCACTGATGAAACCTGGTCGTGCATTTTCGTCGTGGTCACCTTTTGGTTCTTCG TTTCCGTGACCATGATGATGGGCGTGTACGGAACAACGAGTTTACGGCTTGGTCCAAGTTGTTCCCTGCTTATACAGCCCAACCCATTGTTTACGCAGTTTGTAAAG GTGGAAGAGTTGAATGGGCCAAAGCCTGGGCCTTTGTTATATCGATTTTATAAACCTCCACCACTTAATGTGGTAACAAAGTGGTCTGATACTCATAGTGCCTCTATTCCAGCAGAGCTTCACAAG AAGTGGACATATTTCCTTAATGAAGGATCTCAAATTAATGTCTCTTACAGTGTGAAGTCCCCAAGCTCCAACTCTGTAATCCTAGCAATTGCTCAAG GGGATGACGACCTTATTCATTGGCTCGAGGACCCGTCATATCCTAATACCACCTTTTCATGGAACATCATTCATG GAACTGGTATGATCCAGGTGGATATTTTGAAGTCTTCTGATTACTTTGTTGCACTGAGTAACTGGAACTTGGAGGAAGTGGAG GTGCAATTAAACATCAGCACAAGGGCTTTCATGTATAATATAAGTGATGCTTATTACAAGTGTAATTTCACTCATTATGCTTgtattttgaagcttttcttcAGTAGTGGAAATGCTATTGTCTTAACTTCTCCTGACCCAGAGCAG GGTACTTCCAGTGATGAGTGGTATGTCAGACTGTCTTATGAACCACGATGGATTACATATATTCTTGGCATAA GTGGAATGACTCTACTCATGTTAATGGCCTTCCACATCTTAAAGAAGTTTCGGATTACCCGTCAAGATGAAGCCTCAGTAAATTCTGGGGAGATTGTATCTGAAAGAACCACCCCTCTACTTTCATCACACAAAGATGAGGATATTTTAAGTCGAGGTTCATCCTATGATTCTCTTTCACAAGATGAGGATGATCTGGAGGATGGGCTTACAGTTGGCTCCCTTGATGGAAAATCACCAAAAGACAGTGAAAACAATAATACATCCCGGCGTCTTTGTGCGATTTGCTTTGATGCTCCTAGGGATTGCTTCTTTCTTCCATGTGGACATTGCGTGGCTTGTTTTACATGCGGAACAAG GATTGCTGAAGCAGCCGGTAGCTGCCCAATCTGTCGCAGGAACATGAAAAAGGTGAAGAAGATATTTACAGTATAA
- the LOC131168558 gene encoding probable pyridoxal 5'-phosphate synthase subunit PDX1 has product MAGIGVVAVYGNSTIAETKKSPFSVKAGLAQMLRGGVIMDVVNPEQARLAEEAGACAVMALERVPADIRAQGGVARMSDPQLIKDIKRAVTIPVMAKARIGHFVEAQILESIGVDYVDESEVLTVADDLHHINKHNFRVPFVCGCRNLGEALRRIREGAAMIRTKGEAGTGNVVEAVRHVRSVMGDIRVLMNMDDDEVFAFAKKIAAPYDLVMQTKQLGRLPVVHFAAGGVATPADAAMMMQLGCDGVFVGSGVFKSGDPGRRARAIVQAVTHYSDPGVLAEVSCGLGEAMVGLNLSDAKVERYANRSD; this is encoded by the coding sequence ATGGCCGGAATCGGCGTCGTAGCAGTGTACGGCAACAGCACAATCGCTGAGACCAAGAAATCTCCCTTCTCCGTGAAGGCAGGGCTCGCCCAAATGCTCCGCGGCGGCGTCATCATGGACGTCGTCAACCCCGAGCAAGCCCGCCTGGCGGAGGAGGCCGGCGCCTGCGCCGTGATGGCCCTGGAGCGCGTCCCCGCCGACATTCGCGCACAGGGCGGCGTCGCCCGCATGTCCGACCCCCAACTCATCAAAGACATTAAACGCGCCGTCACCATTCCCGTCATGGCCAAGGCCCGCATCGGCCACTTCGTCGAGGCCCAAATCCTCGAATCCATCGGCGTCGACTACGTCGATGAGAGCGAGGTCCTCACCGTCGCGGACGACCTCCACCACATCAACAAGCACAACTTCCGCGTCCCCTTCGTCTGCGGGTGCCGCAACCTCGGCGAGGCCCTCCGCCGGATCCGCGAGGGCGCCGCCATGATCCGCACCAAGGGCGAGGCCGGCACTGGCAACGTCGTCGAGGCCGTCCGCCACGTGCGCTCCGTGATGGGCGACATAAGGGTCCTGATGAATATGGACGACGACGAGGTATTCGCGTTCGCCAAGAAGATCGCGGCACCCTACGATCTGGTGATGCAGACGAAGCAGCTGGGGAGGCTGCCCGTCGTGCACTTCGCCGCCGGCGGGGTGGCGACCCCGGCCGACGCGGCGATGATGATGCAGCTGGGATGCGACGGGGTGTTTGTGGGGTCCGGGGTGTTCAAGAGCGGCGATCCAGGACGCCGCGCACGGGCGATAGTGCAGGCGGTGACTCACTACAGCGACCCGGGGGTGTTGGCGGAGGTGAGCTGCGGGTTGGGCGAGGCCATGGTTGGATTGAATCTCTCCGACGCTAAGGTGGAGAGGTATGCCAACAGGTCGGACTAG